GCGGTGATTTCGCCCGCGCGGTCGCGGCGGTACGGCTCGGTCAGCAGCGAGCAGATTCCAGCGAGGTGTTCGTCGCCGATTCGGTAGCCGAAGCATGAGGGCAGGATTTGCGCGATCTGGCCGGGGGTGCGGGGCAGCAAGGAGCCTTCGGTCTGGCCACGGACGATGAGTGCTTCAACTTCCTCGAAGTCGTCGATTGAAACGGGGCGAACGAAGCCGTACTGCATCTCGGTGAACAGCGTTCCGGCGCCGATGAAACTGAAGAGTTCCTCGTAAACGTCGCCCGGCGCGACCAGGTTGACGGAACCGACGCCGTCTTCGAGGGCGTCGTGGGCGGCGCGGACGATGGCTCTGCGAGCGCGTGAGCGGAGGTTGCGCATAGTGAGGCGGATGCGATGTTCCTCGACGAACGAGAGCCGTTGGCCGTCCTTGTCGATCAAGCCGCCGCGCCGATCGAGCATCAGGAGCTTGAAGACGCGAAGCCGGCTGGCAAGCTCACGCGCGAAGACGGTGAGATCGTCGGCGTCGTCACGGCTCATCGAGGCGACGACGATCGATCCGGCGCGCAATCGCGCCCAGATTTCGGCGACGGCGGAATCCGGTGGATACGGGCGCGAGCGAAGTCCGTCGGATGGATTGAAGACCGGGGGCGGTTCCTTGGGGGCGAGGCGGCCGAGCCGGCGCATCAGCTTGGGAAGTGCGCTGGGCGAAACGATGACGACGCATCGGGTTTGATTGCGCCGCAATTCGCGCAGCGTCAGCACGAGGGAATCGAAGTCGGAAATCCGCTGTCCGGCGGGAGGGATCAGCGCGAAGAGCAGGCTCTTGCCGTAGAATTCCTCGAGATAGAAGGTCTTCTCGGTGAAGACCGGGGCGCCGCGGCGCGGTTTGCCGACGAAGTCGCCGAGGCCGATAGCTCCGAAATCGTTCACGGGCAGAGGGTTCGCGGGGCCAGCGTCGGGGGGTTCTTCAATTCGACTACGCGGGCTGAGACTTGGCCGGCGATATCGCTCTGGACGCGACGTCGATGGGGGAACGCACGCCCGGCGACGGATGCGTCGCGGCTATTTCGGCGAGCGAGGTATTGGAGAAAACTTCGAGCAGCACGCGCTGGCCCTTTTCCCAAACGCGATACATGCGGCAGGACGGCTGCAGAGCGCATGAGCTGCTGCCGTCGGTGCACAGGTTGAGCTTGATGGGACCCTCGACGGCTTCGATAATATCGCGAAACGTGACGGTGTCGGCATCGCGGGCAAGCTGGTAGCCGCCGCCGGGACCGCGGCGCGCGCGGACCAGCCCGCGGCGCATCAGATCGCGAATCACTTTTTCCAGATAGTATTTCGGGATGTGCTCGTGACCGGCGATTTCGGTGCCGCGCGCGACGCCCGACGGATGATCGGCGAGGTAGATCATGGCTCGCAGCGCGTACTCGATCTTGCGCGGTATCTGCATCAGGCTCATGCGTTTTTCACTTCTTCACTTTTCACTTTTCACCCTTCACGACGCGAGCGCCGGCGTGGCGCGTATCGCGAGAATCTTCTCGACATACTTGACCAGCATGTCGTTCTCGAGGTTGACGGTGTCACCGGGCTGCTTGAAATCGAGCGTCGTCGATCGCAGCGTGTGGGGAATTATTTCGACGGAAAAGTTGCAGTGCTCGACCGAAAAGATGGTCAGGCTGATCCCGTCGATGGCGACCGAGCCCTTCTCGACCAGGTAGCGCGCTTGCGCGGGCGCGACCTCGAAGGCGAAGAGCTTTGAGTCGCCCTCGGGCTTGATCGACACGACCCGGCCGATGCCGTCAACGTGGCCGGAGACCAGGTGGCCGCCGAGCAGCTTGCCGAGCGTGAGGCATCGCTCGAGATTCACCCGGCGGGCGGGTTTCAGATCGCCAAGCCCGGTGCATCGCAGGGTCTCGGCCGAGATGTCCATCGCGAAGCGGCCGGGGCCTTTGGAAATCACGGTCAGGCACGCGCCGTTGACGGCGATCGAATCGCCGATGTTGATTTCGGAAATGGGGAGCGAGGTATGGACAGAAATTACTGCGCCCTGGCCGGTCAGCTTGAGGCTTTCGACGGTGCCGAGGTCTTCGATGATACCGGTAAACATCACGTCTCCTGCGGAGCACTGGCGCGGCGGGGAGAAAACTCCAGAAAAATCATATCTTTTTGACCGATAGCGGCGCAACCAGAGCGGCCGGACCAAGGCGATATGTTTGGTTTTGCTGACATGGGTGCAGGGGCTGGCCCCTGCTAAGCTGAAACGCAGTGAAATCGAAGGTAAAGGAAAAACTCAAGGCGCTGCTGTTCGACTTTGGCGGCACGCTCGCATTCCTGGATTTCGAATTGCTGGCGCGCGAATTCTCGCGCGAAGGGCGCAAGCTCGATGCACTGGCGCTCGAGCATGCCGAATACGCGGGGCGTGCGGCGATCGATCGACATCTGATGAGCGCGCCGGGCAAGCAAGCCGACGGCGGGGCGTATGCGCATTTTTTTCGCGGCTGGATGAAGGCGGCGGGAATTCCGGAAGAGGAATTTAGCGAATGCGCGGCGAAGTTTGGCGCGATACATCGCGAGGCCACTCTCTGGCGCGTGGTGCGGCCCGGGACGTTCGAAGCGCTGGAGGCGTTCAAATCGGCGGGATACAGGCTCGGGATTGTGTCGAATGCGGAGGGACAGGTCGAAGCGGACGCGAAACGATTCGGGCTGGCGCCGTACTTCGACGTGATAATCGACTCACAAGTTGTCGGGGTGGCAAAGCCCGACCCGCGGATTTTTCAAATCGCGCTCGCGCGCCTGGGCGTCGCTGCCGACGAAGCGAGATTTGCGGGCGACATCTATTCGATCGACGTGGAGGGCGCGCGCGCGGCGGGAATCGAGGCGCGGCTGGTCGATCAGCATCGGCGCTACACGTGGGTCGATCACGAGAAGATTCGGCATATCGGGGAGTTGCATCGGATCGATTGAAGGTTTCCTTGTAAGAGGAAGATTCAGCTATGGGCGTGATAAGAGATCAATCGGGAAAGATTTTTACCGGCGCGATTACGACCCGCCAGTTCCATCCGATCCTGCCCACCGGCGAGTACGAGGAAATCGCGAACGGCGTGATGTTCTACCGATGGTTCGCGAACGTGACGGCGGTCAAGACGGGCGAGGGGCTGGTGCTGGTGGATACGGGAGGCTACTTCAACCAGGACGCGACGGTGAAGCTGATTCGGCAGTTCTCGCCGGAGCGGGTGAACACGGCGATCTACACGCACGGGCACGTCGATCACGCGTGCGGGATGCCGGCGATAGTCGCGGATGCGCAGAAGAACAAGGTGGCACGGCCGCGCGTGGTGGGACATCGCGCAGTCGCGGCGCGGTTCGATCGCTACAAGCGCACCGCCGGCTATAACACTGTAGTCAATACACGGCAGTTCAACCGGCCCGCGCCTTGGCCGACTGAGTATGTATATCCGGATACTTACTTCGATAATCAGTTGAATGTAGTTGCGGGCGACGACAAGTTTGAATGCCATCATGCGCGCGGCGAAACCGACGATCATTGCTGGGTGTTCATCCCGCAGTGCAAGCTGCTATGCACCGGAGATTTGATCATCTGGGCGGCGCCCAACGCGGGCAATCCGCAGAAGGCGCAGCGCTACGCGCGCGAATGGGCCGAGGCACTGCGCGTGATGGCGAGGCTGGGGGCGGAAGTGCTCGTGCCGGGCCACGGCTACCCGGTGTTCGGCGCGATTCGGGTGCGGCAGGTGCTGAACGACACCGCGAACTATCTGCAGAGCCTGTACGATCAGGCTATTGCAATGATGAATGCGGGCGCCACGCTGGACGAGATGATTCACACCGTGAAGCCGCCGGCAAATCTTGCGGAGAAGCCGTGGCTGCAGGCCGTGTACGACGAGCCCGAGTTTATCGTGCGCAACATCTGGCGGCTGGAAGGCGGATGGTACGACGGCACGCCGTCGAATCTTAAACCGGCGAGCGACGGCGAGCGGGCGCGGGAGATCGCGGCGCTGTCGGGCGGTGTGGCGCCGCTGATCGCGCGAGCGAATGAAAGACTGGCGGCCGGCGAAATCGTGCTGGCATGTCATCTGGCGGATTGGGCGGTGGCGGCGGCGCCGGAGGACAAATCGGCGCATGAAGCACGGATGCGAGTCTATGCGGCGCGAGCGGATCGCGAGCAATCGACGATGGCGCACGGTGTCTTCCGGTCGGCGGTGGTCGAGTCAGCGACGAAGGCGGGAGTCGCGCCACCCGAGGACAAGCGCAGCGCGTGAAATCGCGCCGAGTCTTCGAGGCGCGGGTCAGACTCGACTTTTCACTCTTTCACTTTTTCACCGGCCGCGGGGGCAGCGTGAGTTTGCCGAGGACGGCGGGCGCGCGTGCACCGGTGACACTGGGGATGTTGCCCTGGCGGCGGCGCAGCATCTGGTAGGCGAGAATGGCAAATGCGACGGCCTCGAGCGCGCTGCCGTCCATACCGGCGTCCGCGGCAGTGAGAACTTCGAGATTGGGAAGCTCGGCCGCGATCATGCGCATCAAGGTCGGGTTGTGCGCGCCGCCGCCAGTAACGATGAACTGCTCTACGGGGCCACGAGGAAAAATGAAGCGGTGGCATGCATCGGCAATCGATCGCGCGGTGAGGGCGGTGACGGTCGCGATCAGATCGTAGTCAACGATCTTCATGCGGCGGGCGGCGGCGACGATCGAATCGAGGAGGGGAGTCCCGAATTCCTCGCGGCCGGTTGATTTTGGCGGTCGGCGGCGGAAATAAGGATTTCGCATCAGCTTCGCGAGCAGCGGCTCGTTGACGTGGCCGCTCGCCGCGATGCGCCCGCCACGATCCATCCGCAGACGGCCGCCCGAGATTCGCGATGCGAGTGCGTCCAGCATCATATTGCCCGGGCCGGTGTCGAACGCGATCAGGCCGGTGTCGCCGAGGCGCGCGCGGGGCGGAATGTAAGTTGCGTTGCCGATGCCGCCGATGTTCTGCACGACGCGGCCGCACGCGGGGTCGGCGAACAGCCAGAGATGGGCGAGCGGGGCCAGCGGAGCGCCCTCGCCGCCAAGCGCGATGTCCATCGTGCGGAAGTCGGAGGCGACGGGAACTCCGGTGGCGGCGGCGATGACGGCGGACTCACCGAGTTGCATGGTGGAGGCGAGCTGTCCGCGGGCCGCGCGGCGTGGCGGCAGATGAAAGAAGGTATGGCCGTGCGATCCGATGAACGCAACGTCGGAAAGCGCGACGCGCGCGCGCCGGGCGATCTCGATGGCGGCACGTCCGAACTCGCGGCCGAGCGCGAAGTTGAGCGTGGAAATCGCAGCCGCGCCGATTTTTTCATCGGCGGAAGCGGCGAGCAATTCC
This region of Candidatus Binatus sp. genomic DNA includes:
- a CDS encoding GNAT family N-acetyltransferase, coding for MNDFGAIGLGDFVGKPRRGAPVFTEKTFYLEEFYGKSLLFALIPPAGQRISDFDSLVLTLRELRRNQTRCVVIVSPSALPKLMRRLGRLAPKEPPPVFNPSDGLRSRPYPPDSAVAEIWARLRAGSIVVASMSRDDADDLTVFARELASRLRVFKLLMLDRRGGLIDKDGQRLSFVEEHRIRLTMRNLRSRARRAIVRAAHDALEDGVGSVNLVAPGDVYEELFSFIGAGTLFTEMQYGFVRPVSIDDFEEVEALIVRGQTEGSLLPRTPGQIAQILPSCFGYRIGDEHLAGICSLLTEPYRRDRAGEITAMYTLTRFQGEGVAAVLVREILKEARARRLKYVFACTNEDRVAGFFSRLGFKRVNAGDVSAAKWRGYDSSRIKSLSIFRADLD
- a CDS encoding Rrf2 family transcriptional regulator — encoded protein: MSLMQIPRKIEYALRAMIYLADHPSGVARGTEIAGHEHIPKYYLEKVIRDLMRRGLVRARRGPGGGYQLARDADTVTFRDIIEAVEGPIKLNLCTDGSSSCALQPSCRMYRVWEKGQRVLLEVFSNTSLAEIAATHPSPGVRSPIDVASRAISPAKSQPA
- a CDS encoding riboflavin synthase, whose product is MFTGIIEDLGTVESLKLTGQGAVISVHTSLPISEINIGDSIAVNGACLTVISKGPGRFAMDISAETLRCTGLGDLKPARRVNLERCLTLGKLLGGHLVSGHVDGIGRVVSIKPEGDSKLFAFEVAPAQARYLVEKGSVAIDGISLTIFSVEHCNFSVEIIPHTLRSTTLDFKQPGDTVNLENDMLVKYVEKILAIRATPALAS
- a CDS encoding HAD family hydrolase, translated to MKSKVKEKLKALLFDFGGTLAFLDFELLAREFSREGRKLDALALEHAEYAGRAAIDRHLMSAPGKQADGGAYAHFFRGWMKAAGIPEEEFSECAAKFGAIHREATLWRVVRPGTFEALEAFKSAGYRLGIVSNAEGQVEADAKRFGLAPYFDVIIDSQVVGVAKPDPRIFQIALARLGVAADEARFAGDIYSIDVEGARAAGIEARLVDQHRRYTWVDHEKIRHIGELHRID
- a CDS encoding alkyl sulfatase dimerization domain-containing protein, which codes for MGVIRDQSGKIFTGAITTRQFHPILPTGEYEEIANGVMFYRWFANVTAVKTGEGLVLVDTGGYFNQDATVKLIRQFSPERVNTAIYTHGHVDHACGMPAIVADAQKNKVARPRVVGHRAVAARFDRYKRTAGYNTVVNTRQFNRPAPWPTEYVYPDTYFDNQLNVVAGDDKFECHHARGETDDHCWVFIPQCKLLCTGDLIIWAAPNAGNPQKAQRYAREWAEALRVMARLGAEVLVPGHGYPVFGAIRVRQVLNDTANYLQSLYDQAIAMMNAGATLDEMIHTVKPPANLAEKPWLQAVYDEPEFIVRNIWRLEGGWYDGTPSNLKPASDGERAREIAALSGGVAPLIARANERLAAGEIVLACHLADWAVAAAPEDKSAHEARMRVYAARADREQSTMAHGVFRSAVVESATKAGVAPPEDKRSA
- a CDS encoding anhydro-N-acetylmuramic acid kinase, coding for MNAITIKLERRIVLAIGLMSGTSHDGVSAAVVELDERSRPPARLIAFHTFPYRARFRQELLAASADEKIGAAAISTLNFALGREFGRAAIEIARRARVALSDVAFIGSHGHTFFHLPPRRAARGQLASTMQLGESAVIAAATGVPVASDFRTMDIALGGEGAPLAPLAHLWLFADPACGRVVQNIGGIGNATYIPPRARLGDTGLIAFDTGPGNMMLDALASRISGGRLRMDRGGRIAASGHVNEPLLAKLMRNPYFRRRPPKSTGREEFGTPLLDSIVAAARRMKIVDYDLIATVTALTARSIADACHRFIFPRGPVEQFIVTGGGAHNPTLMRMIAAELPNLEVLTAADAGMDGSALEAVAFAILAYQMLRRRQGNIPSVTGARAPAVLGKLTLPPRPVKK